A genomic region of Propionispora vibrioides contains the following coding sequences:
- a CDS encoding PsbP-related protein produces the protein MRKRILFLLILLLFATSTAFAIEGKLFENKDDKYQITYPEDWSPLGYYKSRMDAIVVAFISPDSNASVSIQSSKSNRKRVEELSKEEVKEVVEETFNDARSSSPNIKLKCYSIENFKNQKAIKITTINPPSLHLHESVDIVFVVFNNSFRYEICYGGFLPEMKQYQRLINESINSFEYMD, from the coding sequence ATGCGGAAAAGGATTTTATTTTTGTTAATATTGCTTTTATTTGCCACTTCTACAGCCTTTGCCATTGAAGGCAAACTTTTTGAGAATAAAGACGATAAATACCAAATTACATATCCTGAAGACTGGAGTCCGTTAGGTTATTATAAATCGAGAATGGATGCTATAGTAGTCGCGTTTATTTCCCCGGATTCAAATGCCTCAGTAAGTATTCAATCAAGCAAATCTAACAGGAAAAGGGTGGAAGAGCTTTCTAAAGAAGAAGTTAAAGAGGTTGTAGAAGAAACGTTCAATGATGCTCGCAGTTCATCGCCTAATATCAAGTTAAAATGTTATTCTATTGAAAATTTCAAAAACCAAAAAGCAATCAAGATCACCACAATCAATCCACCTTCTTTGCACTTACACGAATCTGTAGACATTGTTTTTGTTGTTTTTAATAATTCCTTCAGATATGAGATTTGTTATGGAGGTTTTCTTCCAGAAATGAAACAATACCAAAGATTGATTAACGAAAGCATCAATTCGTTTGAGTACATGGATTGA